In Eucalyptus grandis isolate ANBG69807.140 chromosome 4, ASM1654582v1, whole genome shotgun sequence, the following proteins share a genomic window:
- the LOC104418972 gene encoding trafficking protein particle complex subunit 2-like protein, whose amino-acid sequence MIVCIAVVGHQNNPLYIQSFTEADDALKLHHIVHCSLDVVDERVNNPKKSGPLLNETFLGLLYPTENYKVYGYLTNTKVKFILVTTDLDVKDADVRNFFRRFHAAYVDAVSNPFHVPGKKITSRTFAERVSTIVKAFGLSSAG is encoded by the exons ATGATCGTCTGCATCGCCGTCGTCGGCCATCAG AACAACCCGCTGTACATACAGAGCTTCACGGAGGCGGACGACGCGCTCAAGCTCCACCACATAGTCCACTGCTCCCTCGACGTCGTCGACGAGCGAG TGAACAATCCGAAAAAATCCGGGCCACTGCTGAACGAGACTTTCCTGGGTCTTCTTTATCCGACCGAAAACTACAAAGT GTATGGCTATCTGACTAATACAAAGGTGAAATTTATCCTAGTCACAACAGATTTAGATGTCAAAGATGCCGATGTGAGAAAT TTCTTCCGGAGGTTTCATGCAGCATACGTGGATGCAGTTTCAAATCCATTTCATGTACCGGGTAAAAAGATAACCTCCAGAACATTCGCGGAGAGAGTCAGTACCATTGTGAAGGCATTCGGCTTAAGTTCAGCTGGCTGA